Sequence from the Scyliorhinus torazame isolate Kashiwa2021f chromosome 3, sScyTor2.1, whole genome shotgun sequence genome:
GGGCAGCGGTGGTgggggtagcggcaggcgatgaacggccagacgagcaggggtcctgaggcaccgtccaaaatggcgccaaagatggcggcgcccacggggcgcacatggcgggcggcattaaagatggcggtgcccacggaccGCATGCGGCCTGTGGAGAagaagatggtggcgtccacgggccgcacgtggcttgcgaggaggaaaatggcggcgcacctgggtcgcacatggggggggtCTAGGAACGCTGGACCTAgatacagcggcgaccgaccgggcctggcacacagaaacaaagtgttccttctttccacatccgttgcaggttgcgctccgcgctgggcagcgctgccgggggtgtttgttctgccgcaaaaatagcatttgggccccccagaattggctggctgccgcgcggcgcaggcttgcggtgagctggagtcagtAGCTGGTGtgacccacgatgcccatgaggcgtatgactggatgttacgggaggccactgttaacaagtttgcgagctgcctggttcccgcaagatcaagcgtacctctTTCCAGTAGGCGCTGGTGGACGTATGCAGACCCCATGCCCataacgaaggcgtctcggattaaaagttctgtgcgatggactgccgaaactgcctggcagtcacagttcctccccaggatgtgcagggcacgccagaaatcgtctagggactcaccggggagttgctgtttcgtggacagaaggtgcctgctgtatagttgattgactggccgaacgtaatgtcccttcatgagctccattgcttcggagtaagtgaGCACATCCCGGATGAGCGGAAAAAtgccagggctcacccgtgaataaaggacttggagcttcggcGAGTCCGAGGATTCCTCagtggatgttcggaggtagctttcgaagcaggctagccagtggtcaaaagcggacgtagcattggctgcttgagggctcagctgcaggcgatctggcttgatgcgaagattcatcgttttaaaaatctttgctcaataaattgatgcactatcaattaccacaaagacgagagtaatggaataattgaggctt
This genomic interval carries:
- the LOC140409638 gene encoding uncharacterized protein, which encodes MNLRIKPDRLQLSPQAANATSAFDHWLACFESYLRTSTEESSDSPKLQVLYSRVSPGIFPLIRDVLTYSEAMELMKGHYVRPVNQLYSRHLLSTKQQLPGESLDDFWRALHILGRNCDCQAVSAVHRTELLIRDAFVMGMGSAYVHQRLLERGTLDLAGTRQLANLLTVASRNIQSYASWASWVTPATDSSSPQACAARQPANSGGPKCYFCGRTNTPGSAAQRGAQPATDVERRNTLFLCARPGRSPLYLGPAFLDPPHVRPRCAAIFLLASHVRPVDATIFFSTGRMRSVGTAIFNAARHVRPVGAAIFGAILDGASGPLLVWPFIACRYPHHRCPAGGLPASAADRLDHPGPVPAPQPRDLNDNGENRWAQDVLPF